Part of the Gramella sp. Hel_I_59 genome, CAAAAACTTTCGTGATAGAAGGACACTCTTCCATCAGTCTTTTACTCGCCTCAATAAATTGCTCCTTATTATAAGAATAATTTGTTCCTAGAATTTCATTGATCTCATTTACTCCTCCAATAAAAATGGTGGAGGAACAAACAAGTTCTTTCAATATTTGATGTCCGTTTTTTCCATATTTCCACAGATTACTGCGATATGCAGGATCTGCAGTTACGGTAATATTTTTGGTTTTAGCGACTTCCAGTGCTTTTCTTAAACTGTGATAAGCACCTTCAGAAATTGCCGGAGTAATCCCAGTCCAGTGAAAATGAGAACAATCCTCCAGAACATCTTCCCAATTCACAGTATCTTCTGTGATATTAGCGAAGGCCCCATGAAGCCTGTTGTAGGCAATTTTACTTGATCTCGCTGAAGAACCAACTTCAAGGAAATATAATCCCAGTGGGTGATCCACTCTATTTACAGCCGTTACATTGATACCTAACTGTCTCATGGAAGCTATCGCAGCATCTCCTACCAAATCATCTGAAACATTTGTTACATGCAGGCATTGCAGTCCAAATTGGCAAAGCGAAGCGGCCACGTTCATTTCTGTTCCTCCAAAAAAGAAATCCATTTGATTAGACTGCTGCAACTTTCTATTTTCAGCAGGAGATAATCTCATGAGCACTTCTCCAAAAGTTACTACTTTTCCTATATGTCGTGTATTGCTTTTCATCAAAAGTCAAAGTATTCTTCAGCATTATGGTATGAAATATTAGCGATTGTTTTTCCAACCAGTTCCATATCATTAGGTAATTCGCCACTCTCCATTTCCTGTCCAAACAAATTACATAATACTCTTCTAAAGTATTCGTGACGGGGAAATGACAGGAAGCTTCTGGAATCTGTGAGCATACCAATAAAGCAGCTTACGAGTCCCATATTTGACAATGCGTTTAATTGTTTGATAATTCCATCTTTTTGGTCCAGAAACCACCATCCGGAACCAAACTGCACTTTACCTTTAACACTACCATCATTGTAATTCCCTACCATGGTAGCAAAAATCTCGTTATCTGCAGGATTAAGGTTATAGAGTATGGTCTTTGTAAGTTTATCCTTGCCATCCAGGGCATCTAAAAACGAAGAAAGATTCTCTGCCTGGCTATAATCTGCAATAGAATCCCAACCGGTATCAGGCCCAAGTTCTTTCAACATACGTTTATTGTTGTTTCTCAAAGCTCCAAGATGGAATTGCTGAACCCATCCAAATTCGTGGTATGTTTCGCTTAGATAAAGTAATATCGCAGTATGAAATTTCTCTATTTCAAGAGAAGTCAATTCTTTTCCCTCAAGTCTTTTTCTGAAGATTTCTTTAATCTCTGCTTCTGAAAATTCTTCAAAAGAGATATAATTTAACCCGTGATCACATAGTTTGCAACCATTAGCGTCAAAATATTTGATACGACCGTATAGTGCTTTTTTGAGGTCTGCGTAGGTTTTTATTTCTACATTGGCAGACTTTCCAAGTTCTTTTAAGTACTGAGTATAATTTTCAGTTTCTATTAAAATAGATTTATCTGGTCTAAAGGCTGTACTTACTTTAA contains:
- a CDS encoding sugar kinase, translated to MKSNTRHIGKVVTFGEVLMRLSPAENRKLQQSNQMDFFFGGTEMNVAASLCQFGLQCLHVTNVSDDLVGDAAIASMRQLGINVTAVNRVDHPLGLYFLEVGSSARSSKIAYNRLHGAFANITEDTVNWEDVLEDCSHFHWTGITPAISEGAYHSLRKALEVAKTKNITVTADPAYRSNLWKYGKNGHQILKELVCSSTIFIGGVNEINEILGTNYSYNKEQFIEASKRLMEECPSITKVFDKIRTGLSASWQKIYGQAWTGTAYISTEELEITSVVDRIGTGDAYAAGILYGLQNYDDQKTLDFANAACALKHTILGDANLVSVDEVLDVMKGNTGGRIKR
- the uxaC gene encoding glucuronate isomerase, encoding MGNKSFITDNFLLQNKYAEELYEQYASKQPIIDYHNHLPPKDIAEDRNFENISQVWLAGDHYKWRAMRTMGVDEKFITGDASDKEKFLAWAKTVPHTLRNPLYHWTHLELKRYFGIDELLNEDNAERIYEEVNRQLQLPENSCRGLLKKMNVKTLCTTEDPVDTLQYHQQLATSDCEIKVSTAFRPDKSILIETENYTQYLKELGKSANVEIKTYADLKKALYGRIKYFDANGCKLCDHGLNYISFEEFSEAEIKEIFRKRLEGKELTSLEIEKFHTAILLYLSETYHEFGWVQQFHLGALRNNNKRMLKELGPDTGWDSIADYSQAENLSSFLDALDGKDKLTKTILYNLNPADNEIFATMVGNYNDGSVKGKVQFGSGWWFLDQKDGIIKQLNALSNMGLVSCFIGMLTDSRSFLSFPRHEYFRRVLCNLFGQEMESGELPNDMELVGKTIANISYHNAEEYFDF